The DNA region ATATTTGCGTATCCTCTTACTTTAAACCCTAAGCATACTTCTGCATTGCGCTTTCTCATACAGTATTTTTGAAAACCTCAAAACTCTGCTTCATTTCACCAATGGCTTCCTCAACTCTCGCGAAAGAATTTGTCTCTTATGGTACTGGCCACAACCCCATCGCCTTCAAGCTTACTACAAAGAAGGGATGAAAAGTATTCCTCAACCTTCATCATCTGATAAAGGCACTATCAAGAACTGGCAAAACCAGTTGGTAGTCCCGTTCGTGGTGGACAAAAAACTGTTGGCTTTCCATGGTCCCCTTATTGATGCTAAAATTTCCCCAACAAAGGTCGCACCCTTCTTTCCTGGGTATAAACCTGATATGCCTCCTGCCTTCGACAGATCTGTCGCCCTTGATGTTAGATTCATGGAGGCAAAAGCTAGAGTTTTTCGCTCCATGTCCACTCTTGGCAATAAGGAGTACTTGGCCTGGATTAACAATGTCCAACGCAAGCGTCAAGACCAGTGGAGGAGTGCTGGTATTTTCGACCTTATTCAGGTCTCGAGGTACGCTCATCGTGTTAACCCCTGCATGTTGTTGTTGTCCCTTTACTTTTAGGAGGGTTCGACCAACACCTTCCAGCTACCATGTGGGATGCTGACACCCACTCTCTTTGACGTGACGGAAATTACCGACCTCTCACCCTTGATGAATGGTGGAACTCTTACTATAATCGCTCCTTTGCCAGCCACCAGATCCTTCAAAACATGGCTGATGCGCTCTCCACCCTCGCTGGCGACATACAGCCTCCGCCTCCATCCGTCACTGCTCCCGGCCCAAAAATCCCAAAGCCTACTGTCGACGAAGCCCCTAAAAAGGTACCTGTACACTAActtaattttatttatttggtGTTCTGCCAATCTGATGTTTTTTTTGTTGTTAGGGCGAAAGAGGGTTGTTGAACCGCCTCTGGCAAAACCTCTGAAAAAGAAACGGGTGCCTTCGACCCCTCCTCCACAAGTATGACCCATCCTTCTTGTGAACCAGTTTTCTAATAAGACTTTTTTAACCACTTCTTTATATGTCTCCATATTCAGGTGTCCGAAGAGGAGCCTACGACGGACGACGAAGACTCAGAAAGGAGTGCACACTCCCACATTTTCTCTTCGTCGAAAGCTCTACCCAAGACTCCACCTACTCCTATACGGAGGAAGAAGGCTCCAGCCTAAAAAACTCCGACCAAGGTGGCTCCTAGGGCTTCCCCGACAATCCAAAAAGACGTCGAAGAGGTTCTCACCCCCCCTCCCCCCCCGGGATTCAAAAAGGACTCCTACTGCTTCGCCTCCTTTCAGTCTCCAGGTACTTGCTCATACTTCTCTCTCCATACATGGGTTTATTTTTGCTTTGTGATCTAATAATTGTATCTTTTCATGGACCAGTGGGCTCCCCAATTGAGGTAGAGACCGAAGTCAGGGATTCGACCGAATATCCCCCCACTGATGCTGCCTTAAGCCCACAACAACAAGCTGAGTTTCAACATTATTCTCCTGTGACCTCTCAACCTCCTGCCTCTCCGCCGCCTCCAAACGCGAGCGTGGCTGGCGAAAATGCACCAGCGAACCTTCCGACTCCGGATGACATAAGGCTAACCAAACATCAGAATCCTGTAGAGGCCTTAAGAAAACTGCAACAAATTCATTGGTTGTCGACTGACGCACCACCTCCATCAACTGCTGTCGGTGATTCCTTAGAGCTTCATGTCGAGGTTGTCTTCATCCTTCAGCAGCTGAAGGCGTCACTCTGCGACGTTCGATTTTTGGATGCTCTTAGAAAACATGGGAGGTCTCTTATGATATCTTCAAATTTCTCGACTCTCTGGCCCTTCGTGACCTTCCAGCCTCAATGGTGAAGTATTTTGTCGAGTTCGAGGCTTTCTTTACTCAACTCACCAAGGACTTGAACCTCCGACAAAATGCTGACTTCCAAATAAACATGAAACTCAACGAGGAGAAGATCGAATGGGATTCCAGTGAGGCTTGTGAACGGGGGCTTGATGAGTTCAAACACAAGAAGGAATAGTGTCTCCATCAGCGGGAAGTCTTCGATTAGAAAATCTCTGATTACCAAGCCCAAATCGCAGAGCTTCATAAAAAGATTGCCGAAGTGGAAGCGCAGAAGGCTTCTTTGGAGACGATTGAAGAGATCCCTGAGCAGAAGGCAATCGATAGTGAGGTCACGAGGGGGGTATCTCATGGGAGAGAACCCTTAAAATTGAAGCTGACATCAAGTATCTATGCGGTAAGAAAATCTCTCTAGATAATAGGATTAAGCATGAGATGGATGCGTTTGAGGATTTCAAATCTAGGTTCCCCATTTaaaattttcttcaattttttgTAGGTTTGTCGACCATATTTGTAATGTCCTCCTGGGACACTTTCTCAAAAATCAATGAAGCTTATGTCTGGATCTGTATTTCTTGTATCATAGGTTTATATTTCTTCAAATATTTTCCATTTACTCTTAAGACCCTTTGATCCCCACCAAGTTCTTCGATTTCATACGCATTGTTATTATATGTCTGAGTTACTCAAAACGGTCCTTCCCATTTTGCTGACCACTTACCTAGGGTTCGATCTCGATGATCCATAGGAAAAATTACTTTCCACACGTAATCATTATCAACAAATGTTTTTCCCTTTATTTTTCTATTGTAGACCTTGGCTACGCGTTCCTTTTGCCGGATCAGCATTTCGACCGTAGCcaacctttcttcgtctaaatcaacCAACTCGTCGAACATCATATTCCAGTATTTCTTTGACTGAAGATCATTCTGACGCTGGACTCTGACGGACTGTAAGCATATCTCCGCCGGCAATATGGCATCGTGACCAAATGTTAGTCGAAATGGCGTTGAATTTGTCACCTCTTTAGGGGACGTTCGACATGCCCATAGAATTTGGTCCAAAGTCTTGTGCCAATTCTTTGGCTTTTTACCAACGTGCTTCTTAATCAGACTTATTCTTACTTTGTTGGCTGCTTCTACTTGGCCATTTTCTTGTGCATAGTAGAGTATAGAGGTAACCAGTCTGAAACCTGTCTCACCGACAAATTCCTGCATCTTTTATCCCACAAATACTGACCCTTGATCCGTCGTAATGGTCTTTGGGATCCCAAACTTATACACGATATGTCTCTGAATGAATTCGATCACCGCCTCTTGGTCCACCTTTACCAGAGGGATAacttcgacccatttggtgaagtagtctaTCCTGACTAGGATAAACTTTTGTTGCTTCGACGAAGCCGGTCGAATTTCTCCAATGATGTCTAAAGTGTATCCCCTAAAAGGCCATGGTTTGATAATAGCATGCAACTCGCTTGTCGGCATATGTTGGATACACGCGCGCCTTTGACATTCTTGACATCCTTTGGCAAACTcgatgcaatctttcaacatGTTGGGCCAGTAAACCCCTTGTCGGAACAACAAtcatttcatcttatggcctgcATGATGGGTGCCATAAGCCCCACTCTGTACTTTGTAGATGGCTAAATACGCTTCGATATCTCCCAGGAATTTGAGTAGTAACCCTTATGGTGTCTTCTTTAGCAATTTGTTGCCTGACCACACGTAGCTCAAAGCCCTATATTTGGTTTTTCTGTCAATACTTTCGATTGGATTCTCCAAGTAGTCGATGATTGGCTTTCTCCAATCTGTCGGTGATGAACTATTGATAGAAAAAACTTTATGTTCCCATGCCTCTTCGACTCCACGGGTTTCTTGACACTCTTCCTCGGGCTCCCTACCACGACTGACGTTCTCTTCGAGGACGTCCTCTGTTGGGGGCATACTTGACACCATTTTTCCTCGAACCTCGATCATATCTTGTAACCTCGACTTAGACATCTTATACCCTGAAGCGACTTGGGCCAGCTCGTTGGCCTCTTGGTTCTCGCTCCTGGGCACATGTCTTATGTCCGCAACTTTGAAGTGTTCTAGTAGCCACGTTGCACTCACAAGGTATTTCAGCAGACTCCCCTTGATGAACTTATATTTGCGTGTGACTTGCTTTATTATCAACTCTGAGTCTCCCCTCACTTTGATTCGACTGGCTCCCAACTCTTTCAAAAGCTGAAGACCGACTATTAAGGCCTCATATTCAACTTCGTTGTTGGAACACTTCTCGTTGATCCTATACTTAAACTTCGTCGGGCCTACCTGAGGGGATAATATCAAAACCTCGACTCCTGTTCCGTCTTTGTGACTCGATCCGTCGAAATATAGATGCGATGGTGTGGTGTCGACCATATTCAGGGATGATTAGACCATGACATAATCCACTATAAAATCTGCCACGATCTGGCCTTTCATGGCTTTTAAAGGCTTGAAAGTTAGAGAAAACTTTGTCAACGCCAATGCCCATTTCCCAATTCTACTATGTAGAATAGGcttagacaacatatgtttaataatatcttaatgagatgaaacataaaaatCAACTGGTTTAATATATTGTTTTAATTTCATACAGGCAAAGTACAAACACAGACATAGTTTTTCTATGAGATTGTACCTAGTTTCAGCATCTACCAACATTCTATTGAGGTAATATATGGGCATTTCGAAACCATTACAATCCTCTTGGGCTAACATGCTCCTTATGGTTGTATTAGATGCGGCAATATATAAACTCATACTTTTATTTCTACTGGGGGCAACAGGATAGGAGGCTTGGTAAGATACCCCTTGATCGCGTCGAAAGCCTCTTGCTGTTCAGGGCCCTGGTGAAAATCACTTTCCTTCTTAATTTTAAGTAGTGGCGAAAACACCTTTGTTTTACCACTTAGGTTCGAGATGAACCTTCTTA from Lathyrus oleraceus cultivar Zhongwan6 chromosome 1, CAAS_Psat_ZW6_1.0, whole genome shotgun sequence includes:
- the LOC127093802 gene encoding uncharacterized protein LOC127093802, translating into MQEFVGETGFRLVTSILYYAQENGQVEAANKVRISLIKKHVGKKPKNWHKTLDQILWACRTSPKEVTNSTPFRLTFGHDAILPAEICLQSVRVQRQNDLQSKKYWNMMFDELVDLDEERLATVEMLIRQKERVAKVYNRKIKGKTFVDNDYVWKVIFPMDHRDRTLGKWSAKWEGPF